A single region of the Oryzias latipes chromosome 19, ASM223467v1 genome encodes:
- the LOC101169569 gene encoding myozenin-1 isoform X1: MSLTTPVPPSKRKKANKIITDLSNISQNEDELDPEAAELDLGTKIKTPKDLMLEELSLLKNKGSKMFQMRQQRVERFIVTNENLQNLQNLLMSPPVPPKPEKPKEEIVDQSVDEEAEKAKRRKEYVRTYVSPWERAMKDNEELRATLKPSMPGPIKDHPEMPTYKSFNRMAIPFGGFNKASKLLTFELPELNTANEELEPLPTLQADIRSRPSFNRTPIGWVCSDEASHIHTDLEVAFDGETDDL; this comes from the exons ATGTCTCTTACAACTCCTGTCCCTCCAAGCAAGAGGAAGAAGGCCAATAAGATCATCACTGACCTGTCCAACATCAGCCAGAATG AGGATGAGCTGGACCCTGAAGCTGCTGAACTTGATCTTGGCACCAAGATCAAGACGCCCAAAGATTTGATGTTGGAGGAGCTGTCCCTGCTCAAGAACAAAGGGTCCAAGATGTTCCAAATGAGGCAGCAGAGAGTCGAGAGGTTTATTGTTACCAATGAGAATTTA cagaatcTCCAGAACCTGTTGATGTCCCCTCCAGTTCCACCAAAGCCTGAGAAACCAAAGGAAGAAA TTGTGGATCAGAGTGTGGATGAAGAGGCAGAGAAGGCTAAGAGAAGGAAGGAGTATGTACGTACCTACGTTTCCCCCTGGGAACGAGCAATGAAGGACAATGAAGAGTTAAGAGCCACTCTGAAGCCTTCCATGCCGGGACCTATTAAAGACCACCCAGAGATGCCCACGTACAAGAGCTTTAACAG AATGGCTATACCATTTGGAGGCTTTAATAAAGCCTCCAAATTGTTGACATTTGAGCTTCCAGAGCTTAACACTGCCAACGAGGAGCTGGAGCCTCTCCCCACCCTGCAGGCCGACATCCGCTCCCGGCCCTCTTTCAACCGCACGCCCATCGGTTGGGTCTGCAGCGACGAGGCCTCACACATCCACACGGACCTGGAAGTCGCTTTTGACGGCGAGACCGATGACTTGTGA
- the LOC101169569 gene encoding myozenin-1 isoform X2, with product MSLTTPVPPSKRKKANKIITDLSNISQNEDELDPEAAELDLGTKIKTPKDLMLEELSLLKNKGSKMFQMRQQRVERFIVTNENLNLQNLLMSPPVPPKPEKPKEEIVDQSVDEEAEKAKRRKEYVRTYVSPWERAMKDNEELRATLKPSMPGPIKDHPEMPTYKSFNRMAIPFGGFNKASKLLTFELPELNTANEELEPLPTLQADIRSRPSFNRTPIGWVCSDEASHIHTDLEVAFDGETDDL from the exons ATGTCTCTTACAACTCCTGTCCCTCCAAGCAAGAGGAAGAAGGCCAATAAGATCATCACTGACCTGTCCAACATCAGCCAGAATG AGGATGAGCTGGACCCTGAAGCTGCTGAACTTGATCTTGGCACCAAGATCAAGACGCCCAAAGATTTGATGTTGGAGGAGCTGTCCCTGCTCAAGAACAAAGGGTCCAAGATGTTCCAAATGAGGCAGCAGAGAGTCGAGAGGTTTATTGTTACCAATGAGAATTTA aatcTCCAGAACCTGTTGATGTCCCCTCCAGTTCCACCAAAGCCTGAGAAACCAAAGGAAGAAA TTGTGGATCAGAGTGTGGATGAAGAGGCAGAGAAGGCTAAGAGAAGGAAGGAGTATGTACGTACCTACGTTTCCCCCTGGGAACGAGCAATGAAGGACAATGAAGAGTTAAGAGCCACTCTGAAGCCTTCCATGCCGGGACCTATTAAAGACCACCCAGAGATGCCCACGTACAAGAGCTTTAACAG AATGGCTATACCATTTGGAGGCTTTAATAAAGCCTCCAAATTGTTGACATTTGAGCTTCCAGAGCTTAACACTGCCAACGAGGAGCTGGAGCCTCTCCCCACCCTGCAGGCCGACATCCGCTCCCGGCCCTCTTTCAACCGCACGCCCATCGGTTGGGTCTGCAGCGACGAGGCCTCACACATCCACACGGACCTGGAAGTCGCTTTTGACGGCGAGACCGATGACTTGTGA